One stretch of Shewanella sp. Arc9-LZ DNA includes these proteins:
- a CDS encoding winged helix-turn-helix domain-containing protein, with protein MTNPYSAKQWLQLNMQQQGLLQPLESLPKLIQQLSYVQIDSINVVERAHHHVLHSRLPEYSATMLDAAMSDKTVFEYWSHAAAYLPIEDYRFSLYRKQQLQQGGKHWFEPEHKVMREVKARISAEGPLKASQFTHESDTKNGTWWDWKPAKKALEQLFMQGELMVARRDKFQKVYDLTERVLPKHTDTTVPSDTEFAQHLIQRYLSAHGFGNLQQIQYLRKGLKPLLSQTLAQLCEQGDIASFTDSSSNTQHVYFYQPTLTLPTAIPNKVWLLNPFDNLVIQRQKLRQWFGFDYQIEVYVPEAKRQFGYYSLPILWRDGFVGRVDVKADRKNQCLLLQNLHIETSTLTNQHDELNDKTHFVAALIEAIDHYCTFNHCQRWQLIQCNDKTIAKMLLKASQQSS; from the coding sequence ATGACCAATCCCTACTCAGCTAAACAGTGGCTCCAACTCAATATGCAACAACAAGGTTTATTACAGCCTTTGGAGTCATTGCCAAAGCTTATCCAGCAATTAAGTTATGTGCAAATTGACTCTATTAATGTGGTCGAACGCGCGCATCATCATGTATTACACAGTCGTCTGCCCGAATATTCTGCCACCATGTTAGATGCAGCAATGAGCGATAAAACCGTGTTTGAGTACTGGTCCCATGCGGCTGCTTATCTGCCTATTGAAGATTACCGTTTTAGCCTGTATCGCAAACAGCAATTACAACAAGGTGGTAAGCATTGGTTTGAACCCGAACATAAAGTCATGCGTGAAGTTAAAGCCCGTATTAGTGCCGAAGGTCCATTAAAAGCCAGTCAGTTCACCCATGAATCAGACACTAAAAATGGCACTTGGTGGGATTGGAAACCAGCTAAAAAAGCGCTTGAGCAGTTGTTTATGCAAGGCGAGTTAATGGTTGCTAGGCGCGACAAGTTTCAAAAAGTGTACGACTTAACCGAGCGAGTACTACCCAAGCATACCGACACCACAGTGCCTAGCGATACAGAATTTGCCCAACACTTGATTCAGCGTTATTTATCGGCGCATGGTTTTGGTAATTTGCAGCAAATACAATATTTACGCAAAGGACTTAAACCGCTACTCAGCCAAACCTTAGCGCAACTGTGCGAACAAGGTGATATCGCCAGCTTTACTGACTCCAGTTCCAATACACAACACGTTTACTTCTACCAACCTACGCTCACCTTGCCCACTGCTATTCCCAATAAAGTCTGGCTACTTAATCCGTTTGATAATTTAGTCATTCAACGCCAAAAGCTTAGGCAATGGTTTGGGTTTGATTACCAAATAGAAGTGTATGTGCCTGAGGCTAAACGCCAATTCGGTTACTATTCACTGCCCATTCTATGGCGTGACGGTTTTGTTGGCCGCGTGGATGTAAAAGCCGACCGTAAAAACCAATGTTTGTTACTGCAAAACCTGCACATTGAAACGAGCACATTGACGAACCAACATGATGAATTAAATGACAAAACACATTTTGTTGCTGCGTTAATCGAGGCCATTGATCACTACTGCACATTCAACCACTGCCAGCGTTGGCAGCTAATACAATGTAACGATAAAACGATTGCCAAAATGTTACTCAAAGCAAGTCAACAGAGTAGTTAA